One Dromiciops gliroides isolate mDroGli1 chromosome 3, mDroGli1.pri, whole genome shotgun sequence DNA segment encodes these proteins:
- the EXOSC8 gene encoding exosome complex component RRP43 isoform X2 — protein sequence MAAGFKTVEPLEYYRRFLKENCRPDGRELGEFRTTTINIGSITTADGSALVKLGNTTVICGVKAEFAAPPLDSLNKGYVVPNVDLPPLCSSRFRSGPPGEEAQVASQFIADVIENSQIIQKEDLCISYAKLAWVLYCDLICLDYDGNILDACTFALLAALKNVQLPAVTINEETGLAEVNVKKRSHLNIRTHPIATSFAIFDDTLLIVDPTGEEEHLATGTLTVVMDDEGKLCCLHKPGGSGLTGAKLQDCMSRAVTRHKEVKKLMDEVINSMKPK from the exons ATGGCGGCTGGATTCAA AACAGTGGAACCACTGGAGTATTATAGGAGATTTTTG aaagAGAACTGCCGTCCAGATGGAAGGGAACTTGGGGAATTCAGAACCACTACTATCAATATAG GTTCAATTACTACTGCAGATGGTTCTGCTTTAGTGAAGTTGGGAAATACAACAGTAATTTGTGGAGTTAAAGCG gagtTTGCAGCACCCCCACTAGATTCACTCAATAAAGGTTATGTTG TTCCAAATGTGGATCTACCACCTCTGTGTTCATCAAGATTTCGTTCTGGACCTCCTGGGGAAGAGGCCCAAGTGGCTAGTCAGTTCATTGCAGATGTGATTGAAAA TTCACAGATAATACAGAAGGAAGATTTGTGTATTTCTTATgcaaag cttgCATGGGTTCTATATTGTGATCTCATTTGCCTTGACTATGATGGGAACATCTTGGATGCCTGCACATTTGCTTTGTTAGCAGCTTTAAAAAATG ttcAATTGCCAGCAGTtactataaatgaagaaactggctTAGCTGAagttaatgtaaaaaaaagaagtcacttgAATATTAGAACACATCCAATTGCCACATCGTTTGCTATATTTGATGA CACTTTACTCATAGTTGACCCTACTGGAGAAGAGGAACATCTGGCAACTGGAACCTTAACAGTGGTAATGGATGATGAAGGCAAGCTGTGTTGTCTACACAAACCAG gtGGAAGTGGGCTAACAGGAGCTAAACTTCAGGATTGTATGAGTCGGGCAGTTACAAGACACAAAGAAGTAAAGAAACTGATGGATGAAGTAATTAACAGTATGAAACCAAAATAA
- the EXOSC8 gene encoding exosome complex component RRP43 isoform X1, whose amino-acid sequence MAAGFKTVEPLEYYRRFLKENCRPDGRELGEFRTTTINIGSITTADGSALVKLGNTTVICGVKAEFAAPPLDSLNKGYVVPNVDLPPLCSSRFRSGPPGEEAQVASQFIADVIENSQIIQKEDLCISYAKLAWVLYCDLICLDYDGNILDACTFALLAALKNVQLPAVTINEETGLAEVNVKKRSHLNIRTHPIATSFAIFDDTLLIVDPTGEEEHLATGTLTVVMDDEGKLCCLHKPDSFQNKTTFSIIVCNFFGDSILVSILVKTIKYSSFPMLCFLGGCTLF is encoded by the exons ATGGCGGCTGGATTCAA AACAGTGGAACCACTGGAGTATTATAGGAGATTTTTG aaagAGAACTGCCGTCCAGATGGAAGGGAACTTGGGGAATTCAGAACCACTACTATCAATATAG GTTCAATTACTACTGCAGATGGTTCTGCTTTAGTGAAGTTGGGAAATACAACAGTAATTTGTGGAGTTAAAGCG gagtTTGCAGCACCCCCACTAGATTCACTCAATAAAGGTTATGTTG TTCCAAATGTGGATCTACCACCTCTGTGTTCATCAAGATTTCGTTCTGGACCTCCTGGGGAAGAGGCCCAAGTGGCTAGTCAGTTCATTGCAGATGTGATTGAAAA TTCACAGATAATACAGAAGGAAGATTTGTGTATTTCTTATgcaaag cttgCATGGGTTCTATATTGTGATCTCATTTGCCTTGACTATGATGGGAACATCTTGGATGCCTGCACATTTGCTTTGTTAGCAGCTTTAAAAAATG ttcAATTGCCAGCAGTtactataaatgaagaaactggctTAGCTGAagttaatgtaaaaaaaagaagtcacttgAATATTAGAACACATCCAATTGCCACATCGTTTGCTATATTTGATGA CACTTTACTCATAGTTGACCCTACTGGAGAAGAGGAACATCTGGCAACTGGAACCTTAACAGTGGTAATGGATGATGAAGGCAAGCTGTGTTGTCTACACAAACCAG ATTCTTTCCAGAACAAGACTACTTTTAGCATTATCGTGTGTAATTTTTTTGGAGACAGTATCCTAGTCAGTATCCTAGTCAAGACAATAAAATATTCTTCCTTTCCCATGTTATGTTTTCTGGGTGGTTGTACTTTGTTTTAA